In Neodiprion virginianus isolate iyNeoVirg1 chromosome 6, iyNeoVirg1.1, whole genome shotgun sequence, the genomic window GTCGACGGATTTTCTGTCAAGTGTCAACAATCTTACTTATCAAGTGGGTCCCAacctcttctcttttcattctctACATTACGCTTTGTATTGAAGAAACATTCACAACGCTACGAAGGTAAGCTACGTTTGTATGAAGGCTTTCGTGACAAGAATTGCGAAACTAAAGCTATCGCATGTGTATTACACGGGAAGTTTGTGAGTCTCagcctttttttcttttaactaaTAATCGAATAAATGTAACACTGAGAATTCGGGAGAAAAAACTGGGAAGgtgacttacaattagaaacAACATCTTAATGATCGCTGATTTGTCTGAATAATGCCAGACCGTTCATTTCCGAAGGTTAACTACAAGATTTTTTCCTAGCGGAAATTGTTTACCACCGACGAGTGGAATCTGAAGTTATATCGAAGATCCACATTGGTATTTTAACCGTAAGGATGGACGTACCGACGTGGCTGAACTCGTCTTACGTGCAAGCGGTCCTACGAAAGGCTGAGAAAGATGATTCCGTCGAGGTGACCAGCATGACCGTGAAGCCAGCCACGGCCAAGGGTGACAATTATACGAGCAACATGCATCGCATCACCCTGGTGCTTTCACGGATATCGGAAGGCCGCGAACTTATGGAGACGAGGTCTCTAATTGCAAAACTAGCACCTCAGGGCGGTTCTTGGGAGGAAATGGTAGTGAAGTAAAAAGTTTGATGTTGAAGTTAGGGGGAGACTTTGgcgaaatttttgttaaatatgacaaaagaagaaaattcaatccATTGAAGTGATGAACTAAATGCCTTGCGaaacaaatatcaaaatatccGTTCCAATACATTGAGTTGATGTTAGTAAGTGTTTCGACAAACAAATTATAGCCTTCTACGTGTGAAGTTAATCCGCGAGCAACGTTTCAAAGAAGTCTCAGAATAAGATACATAACTTTCAAATCACCAGATTCGTCAAGCTCAAATTTACGTGGTACTATAATTTCATGGCTCGACACAGATAGTGAAGATTTCAGAAAGACTCAGTCAAAGATctaaaagtttcgaatttcaacGAGGTCTCTCTTTGAAGAGTCCTCGGAATCGTTAACTTGTCGAATATGATTATCCTTACTCATAATTTCCTGTCCCCAAACAGGTATCGGAGGCTGGACTTTTCGCGGTGGAAATGTCAATGATGTCAGAAACCCTGCCAATTATGCAGCGGATTCTTACCAAGGCGGGCAAGACTGCGACATTAGCGGCACGGTGTCTGCACGTCGAGTATGAAAAACCCGTGCATCTGATAGTCGAAGACCTTGCACCCGCCGGATTCAGAATGGCGGATCGTCAGGCAGGTCTTGATCTGGACCACTGTTTACTCGCGATTCGGAATTTAGCCATTTTTCACGCGAGTTCGGTGGCTCTCGCGGAAAAGGTGAGTAAGTTTATCTGTGATTATGAAAAGCAACATCCGTtgacggattttttttctgcgtcaaaaatttttcacgtttcgaaatttttctgtgTCGAAACCTtttaatgtttattttataacctAGTGTACGTCGTAGTTGCAACATTTTATACATCACATCAATGACATAACTGCTTGGACTACTTTCTTGTCTTCGCTACATAACACCGGTATTTTGCACCTTCTGAATTCAAGGATCTCAAGGCTGTGTCAAAGTACACCAGAGGAATGTTTCACAAAGATCGCCCATCGGCGATGGTTGAATTCATCAGAGCGAGCACAAAAACCCTAGCAGAAGAGGttgcaaaatggattgaaCTCAGTccaaggtaaaaaaaaaccaaacatcCCCTGGAAGTAAAGATTATTCGATTTGACTTATTATAACAAAAACATCACAACTGTTATGTAggatttctgaaaaaatttccaagttATCTGAAGTTGTCTATGAAAAAGCATGCGAAGTTATGCTTTTTCGAACAGATGATTTCAACGTTATCAACCACGGAGATTTCTGGGTGAACAATATGCTGTTTCGCTACGACGAAAGGCAGAAGGTGGTTGATCAGATATTCGTGAGTACAAAATTCTAAACTGAACTCCAAATATTGACTTTAATCGAAGGTGCGCTTTGGCTGGGTAAGGTAAGTTAAGTAAATAAAAGCCTTGCACAATACTCGTGTATGTATTTCAATTTGAGTTTTACGTCGTAAGATATATCATGCCACAATGAAAAGTTTGGTGATTAGaattattcgaattatttatcattCGTGACTCGTGGAGTATTTCTGTCGAATGAAGGCTTACTTTGGTAAATAACAATCGAGCGGTTTCACGGAGCAAACGTGACCTGCGCACAGGTTTCGATCGCACTTAAACAGACGAGACAAAAATAACGCAAACAATGTAACTAGGATGGCATTTAATGTACAGAATAATGATTCGTTGTTATCTCAATTGCAGGTGGACTTTCAAATTTGCCACTACGGTTCTCCGGCAACGGACATCCTGTACTTTTTTGGTACCAGCCCGTCTGAAGAAACTCGGATCCATCATCGCGAATCGATTTTGCGCGAATACCACCATACGCTAACCGATACCATGACTCAACTGAAGTGCACCACGGAGCCACCGAGCTTCAACGACCTGCAGGATGTGTTGAGGAAGCGAGCTTTCTGCGAGGCCATTGCAACGTTCACCATATTGCCGATTGTTTTGGTCGACAAAAGCAATGTCCAAAGTATAGAGGAAATGATATCGTTGAATGGAAAATATGAGAATCCGGCCTATAAGGGAAAATCGTATCGTAAGGTGATGACTAGACTTCTACCATTGTTCGACAGCATGGGATTGCTGGACGTAATATGAAAGGGCCCGGTAAAAGCATGAACTCTATCATCTACAGAACAGATTTCGGCCCGGCATTCATAGATTCCTTAACACTAGAACTACCATACCAGTCAAAATGACCAATCCTTAAACATATGTAATAATAGACcatatttatatcaatatgatatgaaaatttgttattattagaTATTTTATAAAGACCAGTCGTTTTAACTGGTTTCGTATACATTCATCTCAATATCGGTAGTTCTAGTGTTAAATGACTTACATCAGGtatagaataaataattccAGGATATCCAAACGATCCGGATTTACAACTAGTAACGTTTTGTTGATATTaggaaacaaaataaaatagacaaataaacaaaaacctacaaaaatgtataaaaatagttTGAAGAGTGTTGAATTATagattattcattcattcataaAGTTATTACTAATATCAGATctagaaatttataatataaacaaaaataagaaaaccCTCCTCGTCGCACAACAAAAAACCTGGCTCTATAATTTAAAATCAACTGTAAATAGgtcgcgaaaaaaaaatgtataaataaaaacagaatcacgtaaggaaaataaataaataaattaatcaacatGTATCATAAATATGGATACAAGATATCGTGTAAAACGATGACAACTAACATGTAGATTTGAGAGTAGAGCGTCTTAAATCATATCGTATAGCAAAGAGAGATCGAGTATTATTCCTACAATTAGTGCGTGACACTAGCCCTATCTGactattgaattttttgttcacttGTTGGCTTAGCGCTCTGCAATCTCACAATTGTATCGGTGTATCACTATAGTTTCAGCTACGATATATCAGTATGATTTTTTCCACAGTCGTATTTGCGAAGCGCGCGAGTTCCTGCTTGTATAAAAATGGATTATTTAGTTCACACCATGTCGTGCGCAAGAAAACTCGTGAAGCGGTGCTTTAAATACATAGGGTCAAAATCTTACGTCGGAAATAAGAAAAGCAATATGATAAGTGACTACAAAGGAAGAATCGAGTAAAATGTCACTGATTTTGACTATTATCAAAGCCTTCGCATTACTGATGTGAAAATACCGCAATCAGCGCGATTCTATGTGCAATGCCCAATACaaatatcaacaaaaaaattctttcctcTCCACCACCGTCACCACCAAACGATCCTGACCTCCTTTACTGACCTATATAGACGAAGTCAGAAAGACGTCGACAATACCTCTATGTTCCTAACCAAGTATCAATGGTTCTTATCTAGTgctcagtctatctttatGAGTCTATGTCTTGTCTAACTTTCCAACTCTGCgtttttttaatcatatttATTGGCTTACTTTGCAGTAGGCCGTACTAGATGAGATATTGAATGTCAATCATCGACATATCGGCAGATACGTTCCTGCTGGTTTCAGTCATAGTGGCAATAGATATCCTACGTCGCGCAGAGAACATGCCAGTGAACGCAAGTTCACCCGGTGCTGAATTCGAACATAAGACGTGGATTCAATTGCTCATCTCACGTGCCTCCGACGCATTGTTCAAAGATCATTTTTCCAGCTTAACATTCGTTTT contains:
- the LOC124307943 gene encoding uncharacterized protein LOC124307943 isoform X2, whose product is MDVPTWLNSSYVQAVLRKAEKDDSVEVTSMTVKPATAKGDNYTSNMHRITLVLSRISEGRELMETRSLIAKLAPQGGSWEEMVSEAGLFAVEMSMMSETLPIMQRILTKAGKTATLAARCLHVEYEKPVHLIVEDLAPAGFRMADRQAGLDLDHCLLAIRNLAIFHASSVALAEKDLKAVSKYTRGMFHKDRPSAMVEFIRASTKTLAEEVAKWIELSPRISEKISKLSEVVYEKACEVMLFRTDDFNVINHGDFWVNNMLFRYDERQKVVDQIFVDFQICHYGSPATDILYFFGTSPSEETRIHHRESILREYHHTLTDTMTQLKCTTEPPSFNDLQDVLRKRAFCEAIATFTILPIVLVDKSNVQSIEEMISLNGKYENPAYKGKSYRKVMTRLLPLFDSMGLLDVI